A section of the Maniola jurtina chromosome 28, ilManJurt1.1, whole genome shotgun sequence genome encodes:
- the LOC123879485 gene encoding zinc finger protein 879-like: MDKMEHEIHCEQQSARYWESLPEQFCMICLATSEEYKLYPANMFNLDVEFKQLTGISLQDDMQFAPQFCSECAQRLSNSRKFREKSLRAYHLLLGLFEKHKTLTMQIIKTVDRKDKKLASNIAKKLYQPNHCDMYLIEMKRNQDLTVYQTQENNVNTDETKVFQNKPQDTVTELEIKDEVEDLLPNNDATDIFKNEIVNEPTVKSNRNDLESRDYDIDIDVSDDNINDCDTDLAKDQHVKKENLDTKSGTVKNDARKKTATRKVNALKRKKAIKSEKPIRVRKRPVKKILTNDVKDVVVRKRKTTKKPPVNKLDLKSVEEVKLTVEEQKAEIEKRKNLDNYTNSWYKCDFCYKGFHRLEPYNAHMERHTDKFGLFECEVCHTRYRSERLKRKHFNYNHCYMYKCTECPYVTTHRNSAVLHQRWHDGKVYKCIHCDMKFSKCSTLKSHERIKHPSDFVCSQCGFSFIGEKGLRSHMDKKHPFDDTENLAGPLCEPCNIRFASEDAYMQHMFASPKHASAELLRPNCPLQNRTTTTNQKPIDCEQCGMRLLGVRRYEMHFRAKHPDKTRSQFPKGSPKQPRDKSRAVMKSRPKAVCEKCGKVYPTSRRLIQHMQMHTGEKLYKCTICDKGFTTNMSLRIHEMRHSGKNSFQCDVCLKVLSNPANQRRHMLLHEDSRPLYECSHCGKSFTSAAGRDLHVSHVHFHVPRPKRNRRVRRDRADAGHSADTSDSRD; the protein is encoded by the exons ttctgcatgatatgcctggCCACCAGCGAAGAGTACAAGCTGTACCCAGCTAACATGTTTAACTTGGATGTGGAATTTAAACAGTTGACTGGAATTTCG TTGCAAGATGACATGCAGTTTGCGCCACAGTTTTGCTCAGAATGTGCTCAGAGGCTGAGCAATTCCAGAAAATTCAGAGAGAAAAGTCTGAGGGCATATCATTTACTGTTGGGATTGTTTGAGAAGCATAAAACG TTAACAATGCAAATTATAAAGACAGTAGACAGAAAAGACAAGAAACTGGCATCTAACATAGCTAAGAAACTATACCAACCGAACCACTGCGATATGTACTTGATAGAAATGAAAAGAAATCAAGATTTGACTGTGTATCAAACTCAAGAAAACAATGTAAATACTGATGAaacaaaagtttttcaaaataaaccACAAG ACACAGTTACAGAACTAGAAATTAAGGATGAAGTCGAAGATCTACTTCCAAATAATGATGCTActgacatttttaaaaatgaaatcgtCAATGAGCCTACAGTTAAAAGCAACAGAAATGATTTGGAATCAAGAGATTATGACATTGATATTGATGTTAGTGATGATAATATTAATGATTGTGAtacggatttggctaaagatcaacatgttaaaaaagaaaatctaGACACAAAATCAGGCACAGTTAAAAATGATGCTAGAAAAAAAACAGCCACTCGTAAAGTTAATGCTTTGAAAAGGAAGAAGGCAATCAAATCAGAAAAACCGATTCGTGTCAGAAAGAGacctgtcaaaaagattttgACTAATGATGTAAAAGATGTGGTTGTTAGAAAAAGGAAGACTACAAAAAAGCCGCCAGTTAATAAATTAGACTTGAAATCGGTCGAAGAGGTGAAACTAACTGTGGAAGAGCAAAAAGCTGAAATAGAAAAGCGAAAAAATTTAGACAACTATACGAATTCGTGGTATAAATGTGATTTTTGTTACAAAGGATTCCACCGTTTGGAGCCTTATAACGCTCATATGGAAAGACACACAGAT AAATTTGGTTTATTTGAATGTGAAGTATGCCACACTCGCTATAGAAGCGAAAGGCTCAAAAGAAAACATTTCAATTATAACCATTGCTATATGTATAAATGTACCGAGTGTCCGTATGTCACCACCCACCGAAATTCGGCAGTCCTCCACCAGCGCTGGCATGATGGCAAAGTTTACAAATGTATTCACTGTGATATGAAGTTTAG TAAATGCTCGACACTGAAGTCGCACGAGCGTATAAAGCACCCTTCAGACTTCGTGTGCTCTCAGTGCGGTTTCTCTTTCATCGGTGAGAAGGGGCTGCGGTCGCATATGGACAAGAAACACCCCTTTGACGACACGGag AACTTAGCCGGTCCGTTGTGTGAGCCATGCAACATACGCTTCGCTTCCGAAGACGCGTACATGCAACACATGTTCGCGTCCCCCAAACACGCCTCTGCCGAACTACTCCGACCCAACTGTCCGCTGCAGAACAGAACCACCACTACTAATCAAAAGCCCATCGATTGCGAACAG TGTGGTATGAGACTGCTGGGTGTTCGCAGATACGAAATGCACTTTAGGGCGAAGCACCCGGACAAGACTCGCAGCCAGTTCCCGAAGGGGAGCCCCAAACAACCACGTGATAAGTCCAGAGCTGTTATGAAGTCCCGCCCCAAGGCTGTGTGCGAAAAGTGCGGGAAAGTATACCCG ACGTCGAGGCGTCTAATTCAGCACATGCAAATGCACACTGGAGAGAAACTGTACAAATGTACGATATGCGATAAGGGCTTCACCACGAATATGTCTCTAAGGATCCACGAGATGAGGCATAGCGGGAAGAACAGCTTCCAGTGTGATGTGTGCCTCAAGGTGCTGTCGAACCCTGCGAACCAACGGCGACACATGCTG CTGCATGAAGACTCGAGGCCTCTCTACGAATGCAGTCATTGTGGCAAGTCCTTCACGAGCGCGGCTGGGCGCGACTTGCACGTGTCGCACGTGCACTTCCACGTGCCGCGGCCCAAGCGCAACCGCCGCGTCCGACGCGACAGAGCCGACGCGGGACACAGCGCCGACACTAGCGACTCGCGAGACTAG